In one Musa acuminata AAA Group cultivar baxijiao chromosome BXJ2-5, Cavendish_Baxijiao_AAA, whole genome shotgun sequence genomic region, the following are encoded:
- the LOC103985853 gene encoding uncharacterized protein LOC103985853, with amino-acid sequence MATYGGVLRRSAAVVERARDSVRLTRKALARFARPQSFAAPPHAEAAAVRAVRNLRSFRLHYALLLWVLLLASLFPRHRATMLFLMAASKLALLYGALLKAFPNSALLRRILDRRISAALALTVICAVLVMTGAVPQFLLAMGIGVPLVLFHALFRVRDDLTASSEETAAGTGGDPRPISEKKGDLEMGSR; translated from the coding sequence ATGGCGACCTACGGCGGCGTCCTCCGGCGCTCCGCGGCCGTCGTGGAGCGCGCCCGCGACAGCGTTCGCTTGACCCGCAAGGCCCTGGCCCGCTTCGCCCGCCCACAGTCCTTCGCGGCCCCGCCCCACGCCGAGGCCGCCGCCGTCCGCGCCGTTCGCAACCTCCGCTCCTTCCGCCTCCACTACGCCCTCCTCCTCTGGGTCCTCCTCCTCGCCTCCCTCTTCCCCCGCCACCGCGCCACCATGCTCTTCCTCATGGCCGCATCCAAGCTCGCTCTCCTCTACGGCGCCCTCCTCAAGGCCTTCCCCAATTCCGCCCTCCTCCGCCGGATCTTGGACCGCAGGATATCCGCCGCGCTCGCGCTGACCGTGATCTGCGCCGTGCTCGTGATGACGGGGGCCGTGCCGCAGTTCCTGCTCGCCATGGGCATCGGCGTGCCGCTCGTGCTGTTCCACGCCCTGTTCCGCGTGCGGGACGATCTGACGGCCAGCAGCGAGGAGACGGCTGCCGGAACCGGTGGCGATCCGAGGCCGATCTCGGAGAAGAAGGGAGATCTCGAAATGGGATCTCGGTAA
- the LOC103985852 gene encoding GATA transcription factor 26 isoform X2, which translates to MGKQGPCRHCGVTSTPLWRNGPPEKPVLCNACGSRWRTKGSLTNYVPLHAREAFDSDELKVPKIKNISFKPKEHKLQKKKQSNNILESECEIQYCDQNFHKIAEGDTSNRSSSGSAISGSDSCVQFGTTDASDVTGSVQSNVWDSLVPSKRRTFVTRPKPSPVEKLTKDLCSILHEEQASNLSITSEDDLLYESLTPFDSSEIGYGGVLIKHPNSKSVEEESEASSLPVDKSYLRNESYTGSSFPVNIEGKGTSFLNSGTGTMKSTTQLAKENVKRGKISHEKLKILRDRESPLTSADLNIIVKYDVFMKYLTYEERQQLMKYLPSIDTVKPPESLKNMFASPQFLETLSYFQQLLQEGVYDLSLSGANAEECRNLKRLVLLNCSNLQWLECYQKIKDAPSKKTRGGNGTSPRRKLTGLSNFSSLKRHHDKQNRDYPELSTMRSSKKVCKSGRMSPPRCSTQLESSIVSKVTDDTVDIADHEGGCSSPRRVLASPDDRSSMLASVQFIADSPECDLLLDVPSGASFAEAELLYHPWKQKTNRNGSSTESGVEASDHPSSSFTNK; encoded by the exons ATGGGAAAGCAAGGACCTTGCCGCCATTGTGGAGTTACAA GTACCCCTCTTTGGCGGAATGGGCCACCTGAAAAACCAGTTTTATGCAATGCATGTGGTTCGAGGTGGAGGACCAAGGGTTCATTGACAAACTATGTACCACTACATGCTCGTGAAGCCTTTGATTCAGATGAGCTAAAagttccaaaaataaaaaatatatccttTAAGCCTAAAGAGCATAAGTTGCAAAAGAAAAAGCAAAGCAATAATATATTGGAAAGTGAATGTGAAATACAGTATTGTGATCAAAACTTTCATAAGATTGCCGAGGGAGACACAAGCAATCGATCCAGTTCTGGCTCAGCCATATCAGGTTCAGACAGCTGTGTACAATTTGGCACCACTGATGCAAGTGATGTAAcag GTTCAGTGCAATCAAATGTATGGGATTCACTTGTGCCATCAAAGAGGAGGACATTTGTGACTCGCCCAAAGCCTTCTCCTGTTGAAAAGCTTACAAAGGACCTATGTTCCATATTGCATGAAGAACAAGCTTCTAATTTGTCAATAACCTCAGAAGATGATTTACTTTATGAAAGTTTAACTCCATTTGACTCTTCGGAGATCGGGTATGGAGGTGTACTGATTAAACATCCAAACTCGAAATCTgtcgaggaggaatcagaagccaGCTCACTTCCAGTGGATAAATCATATCTTCGTAATGAAAGTTATACAGGTTCATCCTTTCCAGTAAATATTGAAGGCAAAGGGACAAGTTTTCTGAATTCTGGTACTGGCACAATGAAGTCTACAACACAATTGGCTAAAGAGAATGTGAAAAG GGGTAAAATTTCACATGAAAAGTTAAAAATCCTGCGAGACAGAGAATCTCCCCTGACTTCTGCAGATTTAAAT ATTATTGTCAAGTATGATGTTTTCATGAAATACCTGACATACGAGGAACGGCAACAATTGATGAAATATCTGCCATCTATAGACACTGTGAAACCTCCTGAAAG CCTCAAAAACATGTTTGCCAGTCCCCAATTCCTGGAGACATTGTCTTACTTCCAGCAACTGCTTCAGGAAGGAGTTTATGATCTCTCCTTGTCAGGAGCAAATGCTGAGGAGTGTAGGAACCTGAAAAGGCTTGTACTACTAAATTGTTCAAATCTTCAATGGTTGGAGTGCTATCAAAAAATAAAG GATGCACCCTCCAAGAAGACAAGAGGAGGAAATGGAACATCTCCCAGACGGAAGCTTACTGGTCTTTCCAATTTCTCATCCCTGAAAAGGCATCATGATAAGCAAAACCGCGACTATCCAG AGCTAAGCACCATGAGAAGCTCGAAAAAAGTATGCAAATCTGGACGCATGAGCCCTCCAAGATGTTCAACTCAGCTGGAATCTAGTATAGTTTCCAAAGTAACCGATGACACGGTGGACATTGCAGATCACGAAGGTGGTTGCTCGAGTCCAAGAAGAGTTTTGGCATCTCCTGATGATAGGAGCTCCATGCTAGCCTCGGTGCAGTTCATCGCCGACAGTCCCGAATGCGACTTGCTTCTGGATGTGCCTTCCGGTGCATCATTTGCCGAAGCGGAACTTCTGTACCATCCATGGAAACAGAAAACGAACCGGAATGGTTCCTCGACGGAGAGTGGAGTTGAAGCTTCCGACCACCCATCTTCAAGTTTCACCAACAAATAG
- the LOC103985851 gene encoding nucleoside diphosphate kinase 1, with protein sequence MEQTFIMIKPDGVQRGLVGEIISRFEKKGFYLKGLKMVSVERSFAEKHYADLSAKPFFAGLVEYIISGPVVAMVWAGKNVVVTGRKIIGATNPADSAPGTIRGDLAIEIGRNVIHGSDSIESASKEIALWFPEGVAEWQSNLHPWIYE encoded by the exons ATGGAGCAGACCTTTATCATGATTAAGCCTGATGGCGTCCAACGAGGACTG GTTGGGGAAATCATTAGCCGATTCGAGAAGAAGGGTTTCTACTTGAAAG GCTTGAAGATGGTGAGCGTGGAGCGCTCCTTCGCCGAGAAGCACTACGCCGACCTCTCTGCGAAGCCTTTCTTTGCGGGACTGGTGGAGTACATCATCTCGGGTCCCGTGGTCGCGATGGTGTGGGCGGGGAAGAACGTGGTTGTCACTGGTCGCAAGATCATCGGCGCCACCAACCCGGCTGACTCCGCCCCCGGCACCATCCGCGGGGACCTTGCGATCGAGATCGGCAG GAATGTCATTCATGGAAGCGACTCGATCGAGAGTGCGAGCAAAGAGATTGCTTTGTGGTTTCCTGAAGGTGTTGCCGAGTGGCAGAGCAACCTCCACCCCTGGATCTACGAGTAG
- the LOC135612706 gene encoding uncharacterized protein LOC135612706: protein MDLFASVELECHEVSASQEDRLLCSRFLNDHRVDLYSDSSSSPPHCASPSGVGLSDMPYADSPVVFLSLPYSPSQSPAAPGDAASSGGILVQSSPLEGRTSTGADLLHAPTGEVPHAGRDGSGSPGGGNKEVRVSKKRLRSTQVSSTESTAESPPEGIGILGFGFREEPSKFDQQLNLPSNNPRGATSDLTGRCESRESPELLDRAIGDQDAASIISPTLEEGTSCASRAREKSPENPSAMVPAVGDQNAASRATPEPRKLPASIISPPSEEGTSCASHAREKSSVNLSAMVSAVADDRLRMYLLDAIKMFAGKPNTRFADTDILEIAKMKGIDFPPPWWSQIGVYDLEDDKMPK from the exons ATGGACCTCTTTGCCTCCGTCGAGCTCGAGTGTCATGAGGTTTCCGCCTCTCAGGAAGACCGCCTTCTGTGCTCCCGCTTCCTCAACGACCACCGTGTCGACTTGTACAGCGACTCCTCCTCGTCCCCACCCCACTGCGCCTCCCCCTCCGGGGTCGGGCTTAGCGACATGCCTTATGCCGACTCCCCCGTCGTCTTTCTATCCTTACCATATTCTCCTTCTCAGTCTCCCGCCGCGCCCGGTGATGCCGCCTCCTCCGGTGGCATCCTCGTACAGTCCTCGCCCCTTGAGGGAAGAACATCCACCGGGGCTGATCTCTTGCATGCGCCCACCGGAGAGGTTCCCCACGCCGGCCGGGATGGTTCGGGGTCCCCTGGTGGCGGAAACAAGGAAGTTAGGGTTTCGAAGAAGCGATTGAGGAGCACGCAGGTTTCTTCCACGGAATCTACTGCTGAATCGCCACCAGAAGGCATTGGGATTCTAGGGTTTGGTTTCCGCGAAGAACCATCGAAATTTGATCAACAGCTCAATCTCCCATCAAATAACCCCCGTGGCGCAACTAGTGACTTGACGGGAAGATGCGAATCTCGTGAATCACCGGAGCTCCTGGATCGTGCCATCGGAGACCAAGATGCTGCTTCCATCATAAGCCCTACACTAGAGGAAGGGACTAGTTGCGCGTCTCGTGCTCGAGAGAAGTCACCTGAGAACCCGAGTGCAATGGTGCCTGCAGTTGGCGATCAAAATGCTGCCTCCAGAGCAACTCCAGAGCCAAGGAAGCTGCCAGCATCCATCATAAGTCCTCCATCAGAGGAGGGGACTAGTTGTGCATCTCATGCTCGAGAGAAATCGTCTGTGAACCTGAGTGCAATGGTGTCTGCAGTTGCAGATGACCGGTTGCGGATGTATCTTCTTGATGCCATTAAGATGTTTGCTGGAAAACCCAACACAAGGTTTGCCGACACTGACATACTGGAGATTGCAAAAATGAAGGGGATAGACTTCCCACCTCCCTGGTGGTCGCAGATTGGTGTGTATGATCTCGAG GATGATAAGATGCCGAAGTAA
- the LOC103985848 gene encoding vesicle-associated protein 2-1: MSVGGQMISVHPEELTFELELEKPSYCNIKVANNTEHHVAFKVKTTSPTKYFVRPNASVVQPWDSCTVTVSHQAQKEYPPDMQCKDKFLIQSAKVPPSSDMDEIPSDTFNKDSAKVIEELKLRVVYTFPSQSGHANSEEESGLASSASGRRGSDMFKNSSIEEIQTLQRLKEERDAILQQNHQFQRELDILKRRRNRKSDTGFSLTFAAFAGLVGIMVGFILNLILSTPPATA; the protein is encoded by the exons ATGAGTGTCGGCGGCCAGATGATCTCCGTTCACCCGGAAGAGCTCACATTCGAAC TTGAGTTGGAGAAGCCGTCTTACTGCAATATCAAGGTCGCCAACAACACCGAACACCATGTCGCCTTCAAG gtGAAGACGACGTCTCCCACAAAGTATTTTGTTCGGCCCAACGCGAGCGTGGTGCAGCCATGGGATTCATGTACTGTAACAG TCAGCCATCAAGCCCAAAAGGAGTACCCTCCTGACATGCAATGCAAGGATAAATTCCTCATTCAGAGTGCCAAGGTGCCCCCTAGCAGTGATATGGATGAGATCCCTTCTGACACG TTCAATAAAGACAGCGCTAAGGTGATAGAAGAACTCAAACTCAGGGTTGTTTACACTTTTCCGTCACAATCTGGCCATGCAAATTCAGAAGAGGAGTCTGGTCTTGCTTCTTCAGCTTCCGGGAGACGAGGATCTGAT ATGTTCAAGAACTCAAGCATCGAGGAG ATCCAGACGTTACAACGTTTGAAGGAAGAAAGGGATGCCATTCTTCAACAAAATCATCAGTTTCAGAGGGAGTTG GACATTCTGAAGAGGCGAAGAAACCGCAAAAGTGATACTGGGTTTTCATTAACGTTTGCCGCATTTGCTGGTCTAGTGGGTATAATGGTTGGGTTCATCTTAAACCTTATATTATCGACACCACCAGCCACCGCCTAA
- the LOC103985852 gene encoding GATA transcription factor 26 isoform X1 has product MGKQGPCRHCGVTSTPLWRNGPPEKPVLCNACGSRWRTKGSLTNYVPLHAREAFDSDELKVPKIKNISFKPKEHKLQKKKQSNNILESECEIQYCDQNFHKIAEGDTSNRSSSGSAISGSDSCVQFGTTDASDVTVCFSGSVQSNVWDSLVPSKRRTFVTRPKPSPVEKLTKDLCSILHEEQASNLSITSEDDLLYESLTPFDSSEIGYGGVLIKHPNSKSVEEESEASSLPVDKSYLRNESYTGSSFPVNIEGKGTSFLNSGTGTMKSTTQLAKENVKRGKISHEKLKILRDRESPLTSADLNIIVKYDVFMKYLTYEERQQLMKYLPSIDTVKPPESLKNMFASPQFLETLSYFQQLLQEGVYDLSLSGANAEECRNLKRLVLLNCSNLQWLECYQKIKDAPSKKTRGGNGTSPRRKLTGLSNFSSLKRHHDKQNRDYPELSTMRSSKKVCKSGRMSPPRCSTQLESSIVSKVTDDTVDIADHEGGCSSPRRVLASPDDRSSMLASVQFIADSPECDLLLDVPSGASFAEAELLYHPWKQKTNRNGSSTESGVEASDHPSSSFTNK; this is encoded by the exons ATGGGAAAGCAAGGACCTTGCCGCCATTGTGGAGTTACAA GTACCCCTCTTTGGCGGAATGGGCCACCTGAAAAACCAGTTTTATGCAATGCATGTGGTTCGAGGTGGAGGACCAAGGGTTCATTGACAAACTATGTACCACTACATGCTCGTGAAGCCTTTGATTCAGATGAGCTAAAagttccaaaaataaaaaatatatccttTAAGCCTAAAGAGCATAAGTTGCAAAAGAAAAAGCAAAGCAATAATATATTGGAAAGTGAATGTGAAATACAGTATTGTGATCAAAACTTTCATAAGATTGCCGAGGGAGACACAAGCAATCGATCCAGTTCTGGCTCAGCCATATCAGGTTCAGACAGCTGTGTACAATTTGGCACCACTGATGCAAGTGATGTAAcag TTTGCTTTTCAGGTTCAGTGCAATCAAATGTATGGGATTCACTTGTGCCATCAAAGAGGAGGACATTTGTGACTCGCCCAAAGCCTTCTCCTGTTGAAAAGCTTACAAAGGACCTATGTTCCATATTGCATGAAGAACAAGCTTCTAATTTGTCAATAACCTCAGAAGATGATTTACTTTATGAAAGTTTAACTCCATTTGACTCTTCGGAGATCGGGTATGGAGGTGTACTGATTAAACATCCAAACTCGAAATCTgtcgaggaggaatcagaagccaGCTCACTTCCAGTGGATAAATCATATCTTCGTAATGAAAGTTATACAGGTTCATCCTTTCCAGTAAATATTGAAGGCAAAGGGACAAGTTTTCTGAATTCTGGTACTGGCACAATGAAGTCTACAACACAATTGGCTAAAGAGAATGTGAAAAG GGGTAAAATTTCACATGAAAAGTTAAAAATCCTGCGAGACAGAGAATCTCCCCTGACTTCTGCAGATTTAAAT ATTATTGTCAAGTATGATGTTTTCATGAAATACCTGACATACGAGGAACGGCAACAATTGATGAAATATCTGCCATCTATAGACACTGTGAAACCTCCTGAAAG CCTCAAAAACATGTTTGCCAGTCCCCAATTCCTGGAGACATTGTCTTACTTCCAGCAACTGCTTCAGGAAGGAGTTTATGATCTCTCCTTGTCAGGAGCAAATGCTGAGGAGTGTAGGAACCTGAAAAGGCTTGTACTACTAAATTGTTCAAATCTTCAATGGTTGGAGTGCTATCAAAAAATAAAG GATGCACCCTCCAAGAAGACAAGAGGAGGAAATGGAACATCTCCCAGACGGAAGCTTACTGGTCTTTCCAATTTCTCATCCCTGAAAAGGCATCATGATAAGCAAAACCGCGACTATCCAG AGCTAAGCACCATGAGAAGCTCGAAAAAAGTATGCAAATCTGGACGCATGAGCCCTCCAAGATGTTCAACTCAGCTGGAATCTAGTATAGTTTCCAAAGTAACCGATGACACGGTGGACATTGCAGATCACGAAGGTGGTTGCTCGAGTCCAAGAAGAGTTTTGGCATCTCCTGATGATAGGAGCTCCATGCTAGCCTCGGTGCAGTTCATCGCCGACAGTCCCGAATGCGACTTGCTTCTGGATGTGCCTTCCGGTGCATCATTTGCCGAAGCGGAACTTCTGTACCATCCATGGAAACAGAAAACGAACCGGAATGGTTCCTCGACGGAGAGTGGAGTTGAAGCTTCCGACCACCCATCTTCAAGTTTCACCAACAAATAG
- the LOC103985849 gene encoding peptide methionine sulfoxide reductase A3, whose translation MPFLIFNPSVADAPLVVLAYHRLPKFPIKPLLFSPCFEPSSFPSSAPSCINLMSWFGKLGFVLGGRGAAPLASSAIAQGRDDDVPATGQEFAQFGAGCFWGVELAFQRVPGVTRTEVGYSQGNLHEPTYEDVCSGTTNHSEIVRVQYDPRGCSYGDLLNVFWARHDPTTVNRQGNDVGTQYRSGIYFYTAEQEKAARESMERHQKALSRKIVTEILPAKKFYKAEEYHQQYLEKGGRFGHKQSASKGCSDPIRCYG comes from the exons ATGCCCTTCCTTATCTTTAACCCCTCTGTCGCCGATGCGCCCCTCGTAGTGCTCGCCTACCACCGTCTCCCTAAATTTCCCATAAAGCCCCTCCTGTTTTCCCCTTGTTTCGAACCCTCGTCGTTCCCCTCCTCCGCGCCCTCCTGCATCAACCTCATGAGCTGGTTCGGCAAGTTAGGGTTCGTTCTCGGCGGCCGGGGGGCAGCGCCGCTGGCATCGTCGGCGATCGCGCAGGGGCGTGATGACGACGTGCCTGCGACCGGTCAGGAGTTCGCGCAGTTCGGCGCTGGTTGCTTCTGGGGCGTCGAGCTCGCCTTCCAGCGCGTGCCCGGGGTGACCAGGACCGAGGTCGGATACAGCCAGGGCAATCTCCACGAGCCGACCTACGAGGACGTCTGCTCCGGGACGACCAACCACTCCGAGATCGTCCGAGTGCAGTACGACCCTCGGGGGTGCAGCTATGGCGACCTGCTCAACGTCTTCTGGGCTCGGCATGACCCCACCACCGTCAATCGCCAG GGAAATGATGTTGGGACCCAGTATCGCTCTGGAATATATTTCTACACAGCAGAACAAGAAAAAGCTGCCCGAGAATCTATGGAGAGGCACCAGAAGGCCTTGAGCAGGAAGATTGTGACGGAAATCCTTCCTGCAAAGAAATTCTACAAGGCAGAGGAGTATCATCAGCAGTATCTCGAGAAAGGTGGGCGCTTTGGGCACAAACAGTCTGCATCCAAAGGTTGCTCTGACCCTATCCGCTGCTACGGATAA